The Thermodesulfovibrionales bacterium DNA window TGCACAGCTTGAGAGCTCAAAGGTTTTCGCAAAGGAATTCATGAAAAGGCATAACATTGCCACCGCTCCTTACAGGGTCTTCACCTCCTATCTCCATGCCGAAGACTATATAAAATTCAAAGGTGCACCCATTGTTGTAAAGGCAGAAGGTCTTGCAGCAGGCAAAGGAGTTTTTGTATGTAAAACAATTGATGAGGCAATAGAGGCAGTAAGGCTAATAATGAAAGAACAGGTCTTCGGCAAGGCAGGCGAGAGGGTTGTCATAGAGGACTACCTTGAGGGCGAGGAAGCCTCTTTCATGGCATTTACAGATGGAAAAACCCTTATTCCAATGGTGAGCTCCCAGGACCATAAAAGGGTCTTTGACAATGACGAGGGTCCAAACACAGGAGGAATGGGTGCCTACAGTCCTGCTCCTGTTGTTACAGAGCAAGTAAAGAAAAAGGTTATGTCAAAGATACTTCTACCCCTGATGAAAGGGCTGAGACAGGAGGGAATAGAATACAGAGGAGCTGTCTCTTATACACATCTCCGAG harbors:
- the purD gene encoding phosphoribosylamine--glycine ligase, giving the protein MKVLVIGGGGREHAIVWKLSQSDLVDKIYCLPGNAGISEIAECVELSPGDFSSILDFVKYEWIDLTIVGPEEPLAKGIVDAFQKEGRRIVGPSRVAAQLESSKVFAKEFMKRHNIATAPYRVFTSYLHAEDYIKFKGAPIVVKAEGLAAGKGVFVCKTIDEAIEAVRLIMKEQVFGKAGERVVIEDYLEGEEASFMAFTDGKTLIPMVSSQDHKRVFDNDEGPNTGGMGAYSPAPVVTEQVKKKVMSKILLPLMKGLRQEGIEYRGAVSYTHLR